A single genomic interval of Melanotaenia boesemani isolate fMelBoe1 chromosome 4, fMelBoe1.pri, whole genome shotgun sequence harbors:
- the alkbh5 gene encoding RNA demethylase ALKBH5: protein MAASGYSDLREKLKSMTPHRDDCKNKYVDRTSNGSAKGRKRKYRESDDDEYGHSDDSAELREQEARQVKSSIQQRSIFTPEECARIEEKIDEVVAKGEAGHYREHTVDRAPLRNKYFFGEGYTYGAQLEKRGPGQERLYRKGEVDEIPSWVHELVIKRLVSNGVIPEGFVNSAVINDYQPGGCIVSHVDPLHIFARPIVSVSFFSDSALCFGCRFQFKPIRVSEPVFVLPVKRGSVTVLSGYAADDITHCIRPQDIKERRAVIILRKTRPDAPRLDSERPLRSSPTGRPAPLKAKRSHRKADPDAAHRPRVLEMDKEENRHPSFSHHRHHSITSENYWRRDQDNKHRESSGRKIKMRRH from the exons ATGGCAGCTAGCGGATACTCTGACCTGAGGGAAAAGCTGAAGTCCATGACTCCGCACAGAGACGACTGTAAGAATAAATATGTGGACAGAACGAGTAACGGCAGCGCGAAAGGAAGAAAACGAAAGTATCGAGAGTCCGATGACGATGAGTATGGGCACAGTGATGACAGCGCTGAGCTCAGGGAACAGGAGGCCCGTCAGGTGAAGAGCAGCATCCAGCAGAGGAGCATCTTCACTCCGGAGGAGTGCGCCCGCATCGAGGAAAAGATAGACGAGGTGGTTGCCAAAGGAGAGGCAGGACATTACCGTGAACACACCGTGGACAGGGCACCCCTCCGCAATAAGTACTTCTTTGGGGAGGGTTATACATATGGAGCCCAACTGGAGAAGCGAGGGCCCGGTCAGGAGCGCCTGTATCGCAAAGGAGAGGTGGACGAGATCCCTAGCTGGGTGCATGAGTTGGTGATCAAGCGGCTGGTGTCCAACGGAGTGATCCCGGAAGGGTTTGTCAACAGTGCAGTCATCAATGATTATCAACCAGGTGGTTGCATAGTGTCGCATGTAGATCCCCTGCACATCTTTGCAAGGCCCATTGTCTCAGTGTCCTTCTTCAGTGACAGCGCACTCTGCTTTGGCTGCCGCTTCCAGTTCAAACCAATCCGGGTGTCAGAGCCTGTGTTTGTCCTGCCGGTGAAGAGAGGGAGCGTCACAGTACTCAG TGGCTATGCTGCAGATGACATTACTCATTGTATTAGGCCCCAGGATATCAAAGAACGGCGTGCAGTGATCATCCTCAGAAA GACCAGACCTGATGCACCTCGACTGGACTCCGAAAGACCTTTAAGATCATCTCCCACAGGGAGGCCAGCTCCGTTGAAGGCCAAGCGCTCTCATCGCAAAGCAGATCCCGATGCTGCTCACAG GCCGAGGGTTCTAGAGATGGACAAAGAGGAGAACAGGCATCCTTCGTTCTCccatcatcgtcatcacagCATTACTTCAGAGAACTACTGGAGGCGTGATCAAGACAACAAACACCGGGAGAGTTCAGGGCGCAAAATCAAAATGAGACGCcactga